A region of Frederiksenia canicola DNA encodes the following proteins:
- a CDS encoding L-threonylcarbamoyladenylate synthase — MSQFFYIHPENPQSRLINQAVDIIKKGGVIVYPTDSGYALGCGLGEKQAMDRIVTIRRLPENHNFTLVCSDLSELSTYALVTNQSYRLIKNNVPNPYTFILPATKDVPRRLLTKRKTIGIRVPDNNIALALIAALGEPILSCSLMLPNEEITQSDPDVIRDYLEHQVDLIIHGGYLGQSPTTVIDLTQDSPVIIRVGSGDPTPFN, encoded by the coding sequence ATGAGCCAGTTTTTTTATATTCATCCAGAGAATCCACAAAGTCGTTTAATCAATCAAGCAGTGGATATCATTAAGAAAGGTGGGGTGATTGTCTATCCAACGGATTCTGGTTATGCATTAGGCTGCGGGTTGGGCGAAAAACAAGCAATGGATCGAATTGTTACGATTCGTCGATTGCCTGAAAATCATAACTTTACACTCGTATGTAGCGATCTTTCCGAACTCTCCACTTATGCATTAGTGACGAATCAATCTTATCGATTGATCAAAAACAACGTGCCAAATCCTTATACGTTTATTTTACCCGCAACTAAAGATGTGCCACGCCGTTTGCTGACCAAACGCAAAACTATCGGTATTCGTGTACCAGACAATAACATCGCACTTGCATTGATTGCTGCACTGGGCGAACCCATTCTCTCTTGCTCGCTGATGTTACCGAATGAAGAGATTACCCAATCGGACCCCGATGTGATCCGCGATTATCTCGAGCATCAGGTCGATTTAATTATCCACGGCGGTTATTTAGGGCAATCGCCAACTACGGTGATTGACCTCACCCAAGACAGCCCTGTAATTATTCGTGTTGGATCGGGTGATCCAACGCCGTTTAACTAA